The following coding sequences lie in one Flagellimonas eckloniae genomic window:
- a CDS encoding DUF4386 domain-containing protein: MKQLGPNKKTAHLAGLLYFLVVLTGIFSLLYVPSRLIVSNDPVSTIGNIQSFELLFRSGILAGLLCYIFFLLLPLVLYKLFESINKNFALVMVVLAIVSVPISFVNMIHKFDVLALLNGAEHLAAFTPEQIQSQVMLSLKSYSYGNLVAQAFWGLWLFPFGYLVFKSGFLPKFLGLFLMIGSCGYFLDFAGRVAFSNYGDLWVSDYITIPASIGEIGTCLWLLIMGIRLKKD; this comes from the coding sequence ATGAAACAATTAGGTCCAAACAAAAAAACAGCCCATTTAGCTGGCTTGCTCTATTTTCTAGTTGTGCTTACAGGTATTTTCAGCCTTCTATATGTTCCATCACGGCTTATTGTTTCGAACGACCCAGTTAGTACGATAGGGAATATTCAGTCTTTCGAACTTCTTTTCAGGTCTGGAATTTTGGCAGGTTTGCTTTGCTATATTTTCTTTTTACTATTGCCATTGGTCTTATATAAACTTTTTGAATCCATTAATAAAAACTTTGCTTTAGTAATGGTAGTTTTGGCGATAGTAAGCGTACCTATCTCCTTTGTCAACATGATACATAAATTTGATGTTCTTGCACTTCTCAATGGTGCGGAACATCTTGCAGCTTTTACACCAGAACAAATCCAATCACAGGTAATGTTATCCCTAAAATCGTACAGCTATGGGAATTTAGTTGCTCAAGCATTTTGGGGGCTTTGGTTATTCCCTTTTGGATATTTGGTATTCAAATCAGGGTTTTTGCCTAAGTTTTTGGGCTTATTTTTAATGATTGGCAGCTGTGGCTATTTTCTAGATTTTGCAGGTCGAGTTGCCTTTTCAAACTATGGAGATTTGTGGGTTTCCGACTATATCACCATTCCCGCTAGCATCGGTGAGATTGGCACATGTCTTTGGTTACTGATTATGGGAATACGACTAAAAAAAGATTAA
- a CDS encoding DUF6090 family protein, translating to MIKFFRRIRQNLLSENKFSKYLFYAIGEIILVVIGILIALQLNNYSESKKERKQEVSLLTNLANEIKLDILQIENSTEISTKRLSRLDSIVQLLENSSNIDKSLFIEKSFEFVIDQYFKSNSGIFDEAVSSGRMSYVQNEELRQNIFDYYRNASESDNDGTTRQVTDELITPIFVETLFMNPEGFSSLGLNVQNIANLESIDLKALKENRDFWKMVLLKFGSNREQMSRWYEIKLQAQDVKQQIEHELGNLKE from the coding sequence ATGATTAAATTCTTCCGTCGCATCCGTCAAAATTTACTCTCTGAAAACAAGTTTTCCAAATATCTATTCTATGCCATTGGGGAGATTATCTTGGTGGTCATTGGTATTCTGATTGCTTTGCAGTTGAACAATTATAGTGAGTCTAAAAAAGAACGCAAACAAGAAGTTTCTCTTCTTACCAATTTGGCCAATGAGATTAAGTTGGATATTCTTCAAATTGAAAACAGCACTGAAATATCCACGAAGAGATTATCCCGATTGGACAGTATTGTGCAGCTGCTTGAAAATTCATCCAATATTGATAAGTCTTTGTTTATTGAAAAATCGTTTGAGTTTGTAATTGATCAATACTTTAAGAGCAATAGCGGTATTTTTGATGAAGCTGTTTCATCGGGCAGAATGAGTTATGTACAAAATGAAGAATTACGCCAAAATATTTTTGACTATTACCGAAATGCAAGTGAAAGTGACAATGATGGCACAACCCGCCAGGTAACCGATGAACTTATTACACCCATTTTCGTAGAGACCTTGTTTATGAATCCTGAAGGGTTCTCATCACTGGGACTAAACGTACAAAATATTGCCAATTTAGAAAGTATTGATTTGAAAGCACTTAAAGAGAACAGGGATTTTTGGAAAATGGTGTTGCTTAAATTCGGCAGTAATCGAGAACAAATGTCCCGATGGTACGAGATTAAATTACAAGCGCAAGATGTGAAACAACAAATAGAACACGAACTGGGTAATTTGAAAGAATGA